A single Zootoca vivipara chromosome 1, rZooViv1.1, whole genome shotgun sequence DNA region contains:
- the BMPR2 gene encoding bone morphogenetic protein receptor type-2: protein MTALLQHLLLLLLFSTATLLLSTAAAAQSEEMTCAFRDQYQNDHGISESRISQENGTVLCMKGNTCYGLWEKTREGDIHLVKQGCWSHIGDPEDCHSEECIVTTTPSLVQNGTYRFCCCSSNLCNLNFTENFPPADPTDGTPFNSSHSLRRDETIVIALASVSVLAVLVVAFFFGYRIFGGDHKQGLHSIDMMEAASSEPSLDLDNLKLLELIGRGRYGAVYKGSLDERPVAVKVFSFTNRQNFINERNIYRIPLMEHDNIARFIVGDERFTADGRMEYLLVMEYYPNGSLCRYLSLHTSDWVNSCRLAHTITRGLAYLHTELPRGDHYKPAISHRDLNSRNVLVKNDGTCVISDFGLSMKLTGNRLVRPGEEDNAAISEVGTIRYMAPEVLEGAVNLRDCESALKQVDMYALGLIYWEIFMRCTDLFPGESVPEFQAAFHTEVGNHPTFEDMQVLVSREKQRPKFPEAWKENSLAVRSLKETIEDCWDQDAEARLTAQCAEERMAELMMIWERNKSVSPTVNPMQSTAMQNERNLSHHRRVPKIRPYQDYSSSSYIEDSIHHTDSIVKNISSELSSSSTPLTIGEKNRNSINYERQQAQARIPSPETSVTSLSTNTTTTNTTGLTPSTGMTTISEMPYSGETNLGATNGMQPLGPTPVCLQLTEEDLETNKLDPKEVDKNLKESSDENLMEHSLKQFSGPDPLSSTSSSLLYPLIKLAVEATGQQDFTQVANGQACLIPDVQPAQVYPLPKQQNLPKRPTSLPINTKNSTKEPRLKFGGKHKSNLKQVETGVAKMNTINSAEPHVVTVTTNEVAGRSHTIASHAVPTQYVNGTVPCGQASSSGVHRAQEMLQNQFSGEDSRLNINSSPDEHEPLLRREQQVSHDEGILDRLVDRRERSLDNGRTNANNNNSNPCPGQDVSVLRSQSTAPNSGQVHTRRAQRPNSLDLSATNVLDGCSMQLSESSLDGKPGSGEKIKKRVKTPYSLKRWRPSTWVISTEPLDCEVNNNGSDRVVSSKSSTAVFLVEGGTATTMVSKDTGVNCL, encoded by the exons cTGCACAGAGCGAAGAGATGACATGTGCATTTAGGGACCAGTACCAAAATGATCATGGAATTAGCGAAAGTCGAATTTCTCAAGAGAATGGTACAGTTTTGTGTATGAAAGGCAACACCTGCTATGGTCTGTGGGAGAAAACACGTGAAGGAGACATCCATCTTGTGAAACAAG GATGCTGGTCTCATATAGGAGACCCTGAAGACTGTCACTCTGAGGAATGCATAGTCACAACCACCCCTTCCTTGGTTCAGAACGGGACATATCgtttctgctgctgcagttccAACTTGTGCAATCTCAACTTCACAGAGAATTTTCCACCAGCAGACCCTACTGATGGAACACCTTTCA attcATCTCATTCACTTCGCCGAGATGAAACAATTGTCATTGCTCTGGCATCAGTATCTGTATTGGCTGTTCTGGTGGTTGCCTTTTTCTTTGGATACAGAATATTTGGAG GGGATCATAAACAAGGTTTGCACAGTATAGACATGATGGAAGCAGCATCATCTGAACCCTCATTAGATCTTGATAATCTGAAGCTACTGGAG CTTATTGGTCGAGGGCGATATGGAGCAGTTTACAAAGGTTCCTTAGATGAGCGTCCAGTGGCTGTAAAAGTATTTTCTTTCACTAATCGTCAAAACTTTATCAATGAGAGAAATATATACAGAATCCCACTCATGGAACACGACAATATTGCCCGATTCATTGTGGGAGATGAGAGATTCACTGCAGATGGCCGGATGGAATACTTATTAGTGATGGAATATTATCCCAAT GGCTCTTTGTGCAGGTATTTGAGCCTTCATACTAGTGACTGGGTGAACTCATGTCGTTTGGCACACACTATAACTAGAGGTCTGGCATATCTTCACACAGAGTTACCTCGAGGAG ATCACTACAAACCTGCCATCTCCCATCGGGATTTGAACAGCCGCAATGTATTGGTGAAGAATGATGGAACATGTGTTATTAGTGATTTTGGACTCTCCATGAAGCTAACAGGAAATAGACTAGTGCGCCCAGGTGAGGAGGACAATGCTGCAATCAGTGAG GTTGGTACAATCCGTTACATGGCCCCTGAAGTGCTGGAAGGAGCTGTGAACTTGAGGGATTGCGAATCCGCTCTAAAACAAGTAGATATGTATGCACTAGGCCTAATCTACTGGGAGATTTTTATGAGATGCACAGACCTGTTCCCAG GAGAATCAGTGCCAGAGTTCCAGGCAGCATTCCACACAGAGGTTGGAAACCATCCCACTTTTGAAGATATGCAAGTTCTTGTTTCAAGGGAAAAGCAACGACCAAAATTCCCAGAGGCCTGGAAGGAGAACAGCTTG GCTGTGAGGTCACTGAAAGAGACAATTGAAGACTGTTGGGATCAGGATGCTGAAGCTCGGCTGACAGCCCAGTGTGCTGAAGAGAGGATGGCTGAACTCATGATGATTTGGGAAAGGAACAAATCTGTCAGCCCAACAGTCAACCCTATGCAGTCTACAGCTATGCAGAATGAGCG aaatctatcACACCATAGGCGTGTGCCAAAGATCAGACCATATCAAGATTACTCTTCGTCATCTTACATTGAGGACTCCATTCACCACACTGACAGCATAGTGAAGAATATTTCGTCTGAGCTTTCATCATCCAGCACACCACTGACGATTGGGGAGAAGAACAGAAACTCTATTAACTACGAGCGACAGCAAGCACAAGCTCGCATTCCTAGTCCTGAAACTAGTGTCACAAGCTTGTCAACCAACACTACCACCACCAACACTACAGGTCTCACTCCGAGCACTGGCATGACCACCATATCTGAGATGCCTTACTCAGGTGAAACAAACCTTGGTGCTACAAATGGCATGCAGCCACTTGGGCCAACTCCTGTTTGTTTGCAACTAACAGAGGAGGACTTGGAGACCAACAAGCTGGATCCAAAGGAAGTGGATAAGAATTTGAAGGAAAGCTCTGATGAGAATCTGATGGAGCATTCCCTTAAGCAGTTCAGTGGGCCAGATCCACTCAGCAGCACTAGCTCCAGCTTGCTGTATCCACTGATAAAACTGGCAGTAGAAGCAACAGGGCAGCAGGACTTCACGCAAGTTGCAAATGGTCAGGCATGTCTAATTCCAGATGTTCAGCCTGCTCAGGTCTACCCTCTTCCTAAGCAGCAGAACCTCCCAAAGAGGCCTACTAGCCTACCTATAAACACCAAAAACTCAACAAAGGAGCCTCGGCTGAAATTTGGAGGGAAGCACAAATCAAACTTGAAGCAGGTCGAAACTGGAGTTGCCAAGATGAACACTATCAATTCTGCAGAACCTCATGTGGTAACAGTTACCACAAATGAAGTGGCAGGAAGGAGCCATACAATAGcctctcatgctgtaccaacccAGTATGTGAATGGTACAGTGCCATGTGGCCAAGCATCCAGCTCAGGGGTCCATAGGGCCCAGGAAATGTTGCAGAACCAGTTCAGCGGAGAGGACAGCCGTCTGAATATCAACTCGAGCCCTGATGAGCATGAGCCCTTGTTGAGAAGGGAGCAGCAAGTGAGCCATGATGAGGGCATTCTCGATCGTCTGGTTGATAGGAGAGAACGCTCGCTGGATAATGGTAGAACAaacgccaacaacaacaacagtaacccGTGTCCAGGACAAGACGTTTCTGTCCTCCGTAGTCAGAGCACAGCACCAAATTCTGGACAGGTCCATACTAGAAGAGCACAGAGACCTAACTCGCTGGATCTATCAGCCACAAATGTTTTGGACGGCTGTAGTATGCAGT TGAGTGAGTCATCCCTAGATGGCAAACCTGGCTCAGGAGAAAAGATCAAGAAACGTGTGAAAACACCATATTCCCTTAAGCGGTGGCGCCCTTCAACATGGGTCATCTCTACAGAACCACTGGACTGTGAAGTCAACAACAATGGCAGTGATAGGGTAGTCAGCTCAAAGTCCAGCACAGCTGTTTTCCTTGTAGAAGGAGGTACTGCTACAACTATGGTGTCTAAGGATACAGGTGTGAACTGTCTGTGA